The region TTCCAACTTGATTGGATCGATCCTTAGGATTAAGGTTGAGACGACTGAGTTATGGCCCACACGATTGTCACCGATGTCTGCGAGGGCATTGCCGACTGTGTGGATGCCTGCCCCGTGGCCTGCATCGATCAGGGTCAAGGAAAAAACAAAAAGGGCACCGACTTTTACTGGATCAATTTCGATACCTGCATCGACTGCGGCATCTGTCTGCAGGTGTGTCCCGTGGAAGGCGCCATCCTGGCCGAGGAGCGCCCTGACCTTCAGAAGGGCGGCTGAGCTGATCTAGTTGTTCGGAGAACCACCAAGCATTCCCTCTTGAGGGGATTCAGGGCCCCTCTTTATCGTCAGATTTTTCCAGCAGTCCAATGCCGGTGATGGACGAACAGGGTCAGATTCAGATCCACACCGAGAACATCTTCCCGATCATCAAGAAGGCCGTGTACTCCGGCCATGAGGTGTTTCTCCGCGAGCTAGTCAGCAACGGTGTCGACGCCATCAGCAAGCGGCGTATGGCGGCCATGGCGGGCGACTGCAGCGAAGGCGAAGACGGGGTCATACGCATCACGGTTGACCGAGAAGCCAAAACGCTCACCATTGCTGATAACGGCATCGGCATGACCGCCGATGAGGTGAAGCGCTACATCAACCAGGTGGCCTTCTCCAGTGCCGAGGATTTTCTGGAGAAGTACGAACAGGAGGGAGATGCGATCATTGGCCATTTCGGCCTGGGCTTCTACTCCAGTTTCATGGTGGCGGAGCAGGTGGAATTGGTGACGCGATCGGCCCGGCCGGACAGCGAAGCGGTGCGATGGAGCTGTGATGGATCCCCCAACTTCAGCCTCAGTTCCGCTGAGCGTGATCAGCCAGGCACCGATGTGATTCTCCACTTGATGGAGGAGGAGCTGGAGTACATCGAGCCAGCTCGGATCCGCACCCTGGTCAACACCTACTGCGATTTCATGGCAGTGCCGGTGCAGCTGGAGGGGGAAACAGTCAACAAGATGGATGCCCCGTGGCGAAAGAGCGCCCGGGAGCTCACCGACAAGGACTACATCGATCTTTACAACTACCTCTACCCATTTCAGGGTGACCCACTGCTCTGGGTTCACCTGAACACCGATTACCCCTACAACCTGCAGGGAATTCTGTTCTTCCCCAGGCAGACCGGTCGTGCGGACTGGGAGAAAGGCGAAATCAAGCTCTACTGCAATCAGGTGTTCGTCAGTGATTCCATCAAGGAGGTGGTGCCGCGTTACCTGCTTCCCCTCCGTGGCGTTCTCGATTCACCCGACATCCCGCTGAACGTCAGCCGCAGTGCCCTGCAGACCGACCGCCGCGTTCGCTCCATCGGCAATTTCGTTGCCAAAAAGGTGGCTGACCGCTTGCGCAACCTCAAGAAAGACGACCCCACCGCCTATGCAGAGGCCTGGGAGTCCTTGGCACCCTTCGTGAAGATCGGCGCCATGGAGGACGACAAGTTCGCCGACCAGGTGGCGGAGCTGATTCTGTTCGGCACCAGCGCCTCTGCAGCAGATGGCGACATCCCTGATCCAATCAGCGCCGGTGATCGTGCCTTCACCACTCTGGAGGGCTACCGCAGCCGACTGGACAGCAACAACGACAAGCGCATCCTGTACAGCACCGACGACGTGGCCCAGGCCGGTGCACTCAACCTCTGGACCTCCCAAGGAATGGAAGTGCTGAATCTGGAGACGGTGGTCGACACCCAGTTCATCCCATGGCTCGAACAGCGCCATGAGGATCTGACCTTTCAGCGTGTCGATGCCGAGCTTGATGACAGCCTCAAGGACAACGACGCGGAAATTACCGACCAGGACGGCACAACGGAATCTGATCGACTGAGGGATCTGATCAAGACCGCGCTGTCCAACGACAAGGTGACCGTGCAAGTGCAGGCTTTGAAGGCTGAGGGTGCACCGCCGGCGATGATCCTGCTGCCGGAGCAGATGCGGCGCCTCAATGACATGGGAGCCCTGATGGAACAGCGGCTTCCAGGCCTGCCGGACCATCACGTTCTTCTGGTGAACAAGCGACATCCCCTGGTGGAGGGGATGCTGAAGCTGAAGGCCGGCAGCGTGCTCGTCGGCGATGCTCAGAGCTCACCGACGGAGGCCTTGGCCCAGGACATTGCTCGCCACATTTACGACATGGCTCGACTGGGTGTCGGCGGCCTTGAGCCCAATGAACTCAGTGGCTTTCAGACCCGCAGCGCTGAACTGATCGGGACGTTGATGCAGAGGGGGATGTGACCTCCACTTTTTGATAAGATAGTAGTTTGGATCTGATTGTTCAGGT is a window of Synechococcus sp. A15-24 DNA encoding:
- a CDS encoding ferredoxin family protein; protein product: MAHTIVTDVCEGIADCVDACPVACIDQGQGKNKKGTDFYWINFDTCIDCGICLQVCPVEGAILAEERPDLQKGG
- the htpG gene encoding molecular chaperone HtpG; translated protein: MPVMDEQGQIQIHTENIFPIIKKAVYSGHEVFLRELVSNGVDAISKRRMAAMAGDCSEGEDGVIRITVDREAKTLTIADNGIGMTADEVKRYINQVAFSSAEDFLEKYEQEGDAIIGHFGLGFYSSFMVAEQVELVTRSARPDSEAVRWSCDGSPNFSLSSAERDQPGTDVILHLMEEELEYIEPARIRTLVNTYCDFMAVPVQLEGETVNKMDAPWRKSARELTDKDYIDLYNYLYPFQGDPLLWVHLNTDYPYNLQGILFFPRQTGRADWEKGEIKLYCNQVFVSDSIKEVVPRYLLPLRGVLDSPDIPLNVSRSALQTDRRVRSIGNFVAKKVADRLRNLKKDDPTAYAEAWESLAPFVKIGAMEDDKFADQVAELILFGTSASAADGDIPDPISAGDRAFTTLEGYRSRLDSNNDKRILYSTDDVAQAGALNLWTSQGMEVLNLETVVDTQFIPWLEQRHEDLTFQRVDAELDDSLKDNDAEITDQDGTTESDRLRDLIKTALSNDKVTVQVQALKAEGAPPAMILLPEQMRRLNDMGALMEQRLPGLPDHHVLLVNKRHPLVEGMLKLKAGSVLVGDAQSSPTEALAQDIARHIYDMARLGVGGLEPNELSGFQTRSAELIGTLMQRGM